A single window of Nasonia vitripennis strain AsymCx chromosome 4, Nvit_psr_1.1, whole genome shotgun sequence DNA harbors:
- the LOC107981052 gene encoding protein stoned-A — translation MHKLAKGLKKKKKGKKGKKGEDDEEFDPEELERYRRERAEAQQKLAEAASSGEASAAAGGNDEWKKFQALTSGVDSILKKTQDDLDRIKSTSFFQRKAPEPEPDPEDDPEVQAKKQELAKKYVGFDKDGNPIELKEEPEDNKVKALPVTEDGIVELPDDDDNEHEDSADEDIFDTTYVDALQNIEVELAYIPDSPTQEELGDDPFDTSNADKVLKVVDKTGKKLVSLGNAVEVLSGRVDHVSTCKIGRNRPRPKNQDLLGDFDSEEPIVTVDNPDADAEPVEVEKTLLDDDSDLPDIPIDLTKLPPILTRPVTPATNGDNQTEENKPLDISEFELEPKTLLDEIPVLDDEEFDLDGPVEPVVLEEADDPFAEKEPEKLDFQEEIIEASFEAATFVNEDDPFDTTIADNLVPGKTELKFIEKELEDFPISEVSISLTDPCGLHRDYETGLLKAKAQAALSVAKKDLLGGSNTDLSQLADQPIKPVEEISYVDPFDTSTIQELPPGKTELKFLEKELLGEVKKSALDDLDDDDFDPRAEEAPAPEKKKPPPPRPPSISRGSTPTPEVQFQVKEEDFEFQAQAVTKGRKPSRPEALDILPKTVAFELPTPSKKPDLLASSEEEKSLPGKPLTPYYPQKSLDEVLPPEQELDETEVDPFDTSFVPSTAPGKTELKLIESELLQEDPVATGLTHSLSDHDFDPRSGQPAQPQNRRQSDFGTVTGRSNVVKSSDVIESLINKRKALDKRQDSILDTDVEVPVEPLAPNVKPSTIEEEVELSYKDPFDTSHATDILPGKAELKLLENELSQVPEPGPIKLHPVIEQVIKKSIVEEDPDFDPRAEEAKDKDILCLDTQEVPSGKILTPLQDSDFAAEDIDPFDTSFASVDPTKTELKLLESELINK, via the coding sequence ATGCACAAGCTAGCCAAGGgcctgaagaagaagaaaaagggcAAGAAAGGCAAGAAAGGCGAGGACGACGAGGAGTTCGATCCTGAGGAGCTCGAGCGTTACAGGCGCGAGCGGGCAGAGGCCCAGCAGAAGCTAGCGGAAGCAGCGAGCAGCGGCGAGGCCAGCGCAGCCGCTGGAGGCAACGACGAGTGGAAAAAGTTCCAGGCGCTAACCTCGGGCGTCGACTCGATCCTCAAGAAAACCCAGGACGATCTCGACCGCATCAAGTCGACCTCGTTCTTCCAGCGCAAGGCCCCCGAGCCCGAGCCCGACCCAGAGGACGATCCCGAGGTCCAGGCCAAGAAGCAGGAGCTCGCCAAGAAGTACGTGGGCTTCGACAAGGACGGCAATCCTATCGAGCTCAAGGAGGAGCCCGAGGACAATAAGGTCAAAGCCTTACCGGTCACAGAGGACGGCATCGTCGAGCttcccgacgacgacgacaacgagcATGAGGACTCGGCCGACGAGGACATCTTCGATACGACCTACGTCGATGCGCTTCAGAACATCGAGGTAGAGCTCGCCTACATTCCCGACAGCCCGACTCAGGAGGAACTTGGCGACGATCCTTTCGACACCTCCAACGCCGACAAGGTTCTCAAGGTCGTCGACAAGACCGGCAAGAAGCTCGTCAGCTTGGGCAATGCCGTCGAGGTACTCTCCGGCAGAGTTGACCACGTGAGCACCTGCAAGATCGGCAGAAATCGGCCCAGGCCGAAGAATCAGGATCTTCTCGGTGACTTCGACTCCGAGGAGCCGATCGTTACGGTAGACAATCCCGACGCCGACGCCGAACCAGTCGAGGTCGAGAAGACTCTGCTCGACGACGACAGCGATCTTCCCGACATACCGATCGACCTTACCAAACTCCCGCCGATTCTGACCAGACCGGTTACTCCGGCGACCAACGGCGACAATCAGACCGAGGAGAACAAGCCTCTTGACATCTCCGAGTTCGAGCTAGAGCCGAAGACTCTGCTGGATGAGATACCGGTTCTAGACGACGAGGAGTTCGACCTTGACGGACCGGTTGAACCGGTCGTTTTAGAGGAAGCCGACGACCCGTTCGCCGAGAAGGAGCCGGAGAAGCTCGACTTCCAGGAGGAGATAATCGAGGCAAGCTTCGAGGCGGCCACCTTCGTCAACGAGGACGACCCCTTCGACACTACTATCGCCGACAACCTTGTGCCCGGCAAGACCGAGCTCAAGTTCATCGAGAAGGAGCTAGAGGATTTCCCTATATCCGAGGTCTCGATTTCGCTCACCGATCCCTGCGGACTCCACCGCGACTATGAGACTGGACTCCTAAAAGCCAAAGCCCAGGCTGCTCTCAGTGTTGCGAAGAAAGATCTTCTAGGGGGATCCAATACCGATCTCAGCCAGTTAGCCGATCAGCCCATCAAGCCGGTCGAGGAGATCTCCTACGTCGATCCGTTCGACACCTCGACTATTCAAGAGCTGCCACCCGGTAAGACAGAGTTGAAATTTTTGGAGAAGGAGCTTCTTGGCGAGGTCAAGAAATCGGCACTCGACGACttagacgacgacgactttgACCCCAGAGCAGAGGAGGCACCGGCACCGGAGAAGAAGAAACCACCTCCGCCGAGACCACCATCCATATCCAGAGGATCTACACCAACGCCTGAAGTTCAGTTCCAGGTGAAGGAAGAGGATTTCGAGTTTCAAGCACAGGCCGTAACCAAGGGCAGGAAACCCTCGAGACCTGAGGCGCTCGACATTTTACCCAAGACCGTAGCCTTCGAGTTACCCACTCCGTCGAAGAAACCGGATCTTCTAGCTTCCAGCGAAGAGGAAAAGTCTCTACCAGGCAAACCTCTGACGCCGTACTATCCGCAGAAGTCCCTGGATGAGGTTCTTCCTCCAGAGCAGGAACTAGACGAAACCGAGGTTGACCCCTTCGACACCAGCTTCGTACCTAGCACCGCGCCCGGTAAGACAGAGCTCAAGCTCATCGAATCCGAGCTTCTCCAGGAGGATCCAGTCGCCACGGGTCTCACCCACAGCTTGAGCGACCACGACTTCGATCCCAGATCCGGACAGCCAGCTCAACCGCAGAACCGACGTCAGAGCGATTTTGGAACAGTCACCGGTAGATCGAACGTCGTCAAGAGTTCCGACGTCATCGAGTCTCTGATCAACAAGAGGAAGGCTCTCGACAAGCGACAGGACAGCATCCTAGACACCGACGTCGAGGTGCCTGTCGAGCCTTTGGCGCCCAACGTCAAGCCTAGTACCATCGAAGAGGAAGTCGAGCTCTCGTACAAGGACCCCTTCGACACCTCTCACGCCACAGACATCCTACCGGGTAAAGCCGAGCTCAAGCTTTTGGAAAACGAGCTCAGCCAGGTACCCGAGCCTGGTCCCATCAAGCTCCATCCGGTCATTGAGCAGGTGATCAAGAAGTCCATCGTTGAAGAGGATCCAGACTTTGACCCTCGTGCAGAGGAGGCCAAGGACAAGGATATCCTCTGCCTGGACACCCAGGAGGTGCCCAGCGGCAAGATCTTGACCCCGCTTCAGGACAGTGACTTTGCTGCCGAGGACATTGATCCGTTCGACACCAGCTTCGCCAGTGTGGACCCCACCAAAACCGAGCTGAAGCTGCTCGAGTCCGAGCTGATCAACAAGTAA
- the LOC100118438 gene encoding protein stoned-B, with product MDSKGGNPFLMDDYPAPDASMAQASNPFLQDFSAPAEEATAGADVNPFFNFVTDQTYQPPTDSTNPFASFGMEAAAVVPEPEPTSFVSPEAAAVPQAPEPVTTVDLFGDEPVQPAAATPVQLSSPPQATPVTSPPSKPSRPPPPPRPGPPPPPRNTKDLILSVTGAMDETSNQMLDRLQATRTPSPTLMHSPSPTPEHSFADLLDVDGSVPDLIHDAAKVADDQPDAAGNNTQDMLGLFDAPPAQAPAQVQEAGVGVTPTATDATLFSPPAATSTLSDNPFSDVGAQDAGQMFEPSLVQEKRPSLTTRSPPAAQPAAEITTSRAAEFATPVPEPQPEAHTPAGIFGAVTPSVDASSFYSMPQTTMTSTTAIAAAPTGGVGSAFADLLGDFGGGAQTAQDTTDYMSASPASTTEFPSAGYRADDSFAATTKAIEETGDAFDAFASKFDKAAEPEANTGDPFFDPFTGGAAPAHTAMDTSSDVWGDSSGAVSTEPVTGFGEEADGFDSFLSMTAPPPEVTARRRDSADSDEGPDFSVFIKPKDGDATGVMEGGPVPVLAPPPKSPMNTAYADTSPRFNPFDKSGGFAQEAVLPTEAALPSEMTRTDSQETPPTPLFDEDVSQPLEDFPRVTYTGDGWEMQLRQPIKKKITGQRFWKKIFAKLVYQGDNPVLQLYNSKGDKDPFQELPLLACYSVSDIAAQQFDQYGKIFTVKLQYILYKERPGVRPGQVTKAERITNKLSQFAAYAIQGDYQGVKEFGSDLKKLGLPVEHAPQISQLFKLGSQNYEDMKTFSVAIEEALFRLQVHRDRALQYKMEEVQINVVDELYVEQAADGHVDKQIARVRLFFLGFLSGMPDVELGINDIWRQGKEVVGRHDIIPVATEEWIRLENVEFHACVQQDEYEKSRIIKFKPPDACYIELMRFRVRPPRNRELPLQLKAVMCVTGNKVELRADILVPGFASRKLGRVPCEDVMVRFPIPECWIYLFRVEKHFRYGSVKSAHRRTGKIKGIERFLGAVDTLEPQLMEVTSGQAKYEHQHHAIVWRMPRLPKEGQGAYTTHQLVCRMNLTSYDQIPEKLSEYAYVEFTMPATQVSHTTARSVSFQNFDSDAPPEKYVRNLSRHEYRVGIEHTQGEGPGAYITATSTSLSTPKKTIPESSGESHDESTDHAASDSDSSD from the exons ATGGATTCCAAGGGTGGAAATCCGTTCCTCATGGACGACTACCCGGCCCCGGACGCCTCGATGGCGCAGGCATCCAACCCCTTCCTGCAGGATTTCAGCGCTCCGGCCGAGGAGGCGACGGCTGGTGCCGACGTCAACCCGTTCTTCAACTTTGTGACCGACCAGACGTACCAGCCACCGACGGACTCGACCAACCCCTTCGCCTCCTTCGGAATGGAGGCAGCGGCAGTGGTACCAGAGCCCGAGCCCACATCCTTCGTGAGCCccgaggcggcggcggtgccCCAGGCTCCGGAACCAGTGACGACGGTAGACCTCTTCGGCGACGAACCGGtccagccagcagcagcaacaccgGTGCAGTTGAGCAGTCCGCCTCAGGCGACCCCGGTGACGTCGCCCCCGAGCAAACCGTCGCGTCCACCGCCACCACCTCGACCGGGTCCACCGCCGCCGCCCAGGAACACCAAGGACCTGATCCTCTCGGTCACCGGGGCCATGGACGAGACCTCGAACCAGATGCTGGACCGGCTGCAAGCTACAAGGACGCCCAGTCCAACGCTGATGCACTCGCCCTCGCCGACGCCGGAGCACAGCTTCGCCGACCTCCTCGACGTCGATGGCAGCGTGCCAGACCTCATCCACGACGCCGCGAAGGTTGCTGATGATCAACCGGACGCGGCGGGCAACAACACGCAGGACATGCTCGGTCTGTTCGACGCGCCGCCGGCCCAGGCGCCGGCTCAGGTCCAGGAGGCCGGGGTCGGCGTCACGCCGACGGCGACGGATGCGACCCTGTTCAGCCCGCCCGCCGCGACGTCGACGTTGTCGGATAACCCGTTCTCCGATGTCGGAGCGCAGGATGCGGGGCAAATGTTCGAGCCCAGTCTCGTCCAGGAGAAGAGGCCCTCGTTGACCACCAGGTCGCCACCTGCCG CCCAACCCGCAGCGGAAATTACCACATCGAGGGCAGCGGAGTTCGCCACTCCAGTGCCGGAGCCGCAGCCGGAAGCCCACACGCCGGCGGGTATTTTCGGCGCCGTGACACCATCGGTAGACGCCTCGAGCTTCTATTCCATGCCGCAGACGACGATGACGTCCACCACAGCTATCGCCGCTGCTCCCACGGGAGGCGTTGGCAGTGCTTTCGCGGATCTCCTGGGAGACTTCGGCGGTGGCGCCCAAACGGCGCAAGACACCACCGACTACATGTCGGCTAGCCCGGCTTCCACTACCGAGTTTCCATCGGCTGGTTACAG AGCTGACGACAGCTTTGCCGCGACGACGAAAGCGATCGAGGAAACAGGCGATGCTTTCGACGCGTTCGCTTCCAAGTTCGACAAGGCCGCGGAGCCCGAAGCAAACACCGGCGATCCGTTCTTCGATCCGTTTACCGGTGGCGCCGCTCCCGCGCACACTGCCATGGACACCAGCAGCGATG tATGGGGTGATTCTTCGGGTGCAGTAAGCACAGAACCGGTGACCGGTTTTGGGGAGGAGGCCGATGGTTTCGACTCCTTCCTGAGCATGACTGCACCGCCACCAGAAGTCACGGCGAGAAGGCGAGACTCTGCCGATTCGGATGAAGGTCCAGACTTCAGTGTGTTCATCAA GCCAAAAGACGGCGACGCAACAGGGGTCATGGAAGGAGGACCGGTTCCAGTTCTGGCGCCACCACCCAAGAGCCCAATGAACACTGCGTACGCGGACACCTCGCCGCGCTTCAACCCCTTTGACAAATCCGGCGGCTTTGCCCAGGAAGCCGTCCTTCCAACCGAAGCTGCCCTACCTTCCGAAATGACCAGGACCGATTCTCAG GAAACACCACCAACACCACTGTTCGACGAAGACGTCAGTCAACCCCTCGAGGACTTTCCCCGCGTCACCTACACCGGCGACGGCTGGGAGATGCAGCTTCGCCAGCCGATCAAGAAGAAGATCACGGGTCAACGTTTCTGGAAGAAGATCTTCGCCAAGCTCGTCTACCAGGGTGACAATCCAGTGCTGCAGCTGTACAACAGCAAGGGCGACAAAGATCCCTTCCAAGAATTGCCGTTGCTGGCTTGCTACTCGGTCTCGGATATCGCGGCCCAGCAGTTTGACCAGTACGGCAAAATATTCACCGTCAAGCTGCAGTACATATTGTACAAGGAGCGACCTGGTGTCAGACCTGGTCAGGTTACCAAGGCCGAGAGAATTACGAACAAACTCAGTCAGTTCGCTGCCTACGCCATTCAGGGTGATTATCAGGGTGTCAAGGAGTTTGGAAGTGATCTGAAGAAGTTGGGGCTGCCGGTTGAACACGCGCCACAG ATCTCGCAGCTGTTCAAGCTCGGCTCACAAAACTACGAGGACATGAAGACGTtctcggtggccatcgaaGAGGCTCTTTTCAGGCTTCAGGTCCACAGGGACAGAGCTTTGCAGTACAAGATGGAGGAGGTGCAGATCAACGTCGTGGACGAGCTTTACGTCGAACAGGCCGCCGACGGACACGTCGACAAGCAGATTGCGCGCGTTCGTCTGTTCTTCCTTGGTTTTCTTTCTG GTATGCCCGACGTGGAGTTGGGAATCAATGACATCTGGAGACAGGGCAAAGAGGTCGTCGGCAGGCACGACATTATCCCAGTGGCCACGGAGGAGTGGATCCGACTCGAGAACGTCGAGTTTCACGCCTGTGTCCAGCAGGACGAGTATGAAAAATCCAGAATCATCAA GTTCAAACCACCGGACGCATGTTACATCGAATTGATGAGGTTCCGCGTGAGGCCGCCACGGAATCGCGAGTTGCCACTGCAACTCAAAGCCGTCATGTGCGTTACTGGCAATAAG GTCGAGCTTCGGGCCGACATTCTGGTACCAGGTTTTGCGTCCCGGAAGCTAGGTCGCGTTCCCTGCGAGGACGTGATGGTCCGCTTCCCGATTCCCGAGTGCTGGATCTACCTGTTCCGCGTGGAGAAGCACTTCAGGTATGGCTCGGTCAAGTCCGCCCACAGACGCACCGGAAAGATCAAGGGCATCGAGAGGTTCCTCGGCGCCGTCGACACACTCGAGCCTCAGCTCATGGAGGTCACCTCTGGACAGGCCAAGTATGAGCATCAACATCACGCTATTGTCTGGAGGATGCCGCGTCTGCCCAAGGAAGGACAAG GCGCTTACACGACGCACCAGCTGGTCTGCCGCATGAACCTGACGTCGTACGACCAGATTCCGGAGAAGCTGTCCGAGTATGCCTACGTAGAGTTCACGATGCCGGCTACCCAGGTGTCCCACACGACGGCACGTAGTGTCAGCTTCCAGAACTTTGACAGCGACGCGCCGCCGGAGAAGTACGTCAGGAATCTGTCGCGTCACGAGTACAG GGTCGGTATCGAGCACACACAGGGCGAAGGTCCAGGCGCCTACATCACAGCCACCTCGACGTCGCTGAGTACACCAAAGAAGACGATTCCAGAGTCGAGCGGCGAGTCTCACGACGAGAGCACCGATCACGCAGCCTCCGATTCCGACTCGTCCGATTAA